A single Acidimicrobiales bacterium DNA region contains:
- a CDS encoding LamG domain-containing protein, translating into MTIAATNLTASRDSTDASSFSTASVSPTGNDLILVAVLNSKATTPDTPTISGGGVTTWTQVSTDVRATSRLTIFRGVAPASPTPAAIVIDFGGVTQTSCSWSVDDFSGCDTGGTNGSNAIVQAVAGSGGGGGGFSAATSATVTLAAFGSVDNGTYGAFAHLANESTTQGTGFTKLGDIAGGGPATALESQWRSDNDTSVDASWSTSIQSLGIGIELKAATTGTTVTPSEAAVVLAPQSPTIVSGTTVTPSAAAIVLATQAPAISTVTTPGNGSYPAHLIQFAPGIASSAVPSSGDWVDITLKTFAWSTKWGTEDEFTQPGAGTGDLLLDNSAGLFDPDNTSGTYFGKLLPGTWFRILGGTTTANTDVFYGQVSQDGFQVEASQFPDSVVNVHLVDVTEFFSNTDLVSSAYATEVAADTPALWWRLGESSGSTAADASGNGNAGTYAGTAPANSGAGLIVNDDNAAVHFDGVDDAVTGSITLGANFTLELWVNANSDASITRFLLQIGTVYDGIQLRMVAPGDQHLQYRYEDTASGVFCEYQSTAAVFDGATHHIVITQAGATTSLYVDGVEGKTLTSGAPGSVTWPAKPVKVAAGELTGTSPTRYLTGVVDELALYTSALSSARVSAHRSAGTTPWAGDLTSTRLGRILDLIGYSSTQRNIATGNTTMQAASIGGDAWSAMLAIAKTENGSVYIDHQDGGKVRFINRQYRWTAAASVTSQVTIGDGGGAEIPPARIALADDRIVNYSTMQRAGGDAVPAEDAASKTTYRKRSFSETGLLYQTDDESLYRAQRVVTEKKDRHRRVRSVTLEPRKSTHPAWAHVFARKLNDRITVKWRPTYGGTRSYDGWIIGIEQRWNKDSGLSTVFFCAPVPFDTTGEPYWIAGVSAAGVSTRPGY; encoded by the coding sequence GACATGGACGCAGGTCTCGACCGACGTCCGCGCGACGAGCCGCCTCACGATCTTCCGGGGCGTCGCGCCGGCGTCGCCGACGCCCGCGGCGATCGTCATCGATTTCGGTGGCGTCACGCAGACGTCGTGTTCGTGGTCTGTTGACGACTTCTCCGGATGCGACACCGGCGGCACGAACGGGTCGAACGCGATCGTGCAGGCCGTCGCCGGGTCCGGCGGTGGCGGTGGCGGCTTCTCGGCTGCGACGTCGGCGACGGTCACGCTCGCCGCGTTCGGTTCGGTCGACAACGGCACGTACGGCGCGTTCGCTCATCTCGCCAACGAGTCGACGACGCAGGGAACCGGGTTCACGAAGCTCGGCGACATCGCCGGCGGCGGACCCGCGACCGCCCTCGAATCCCAGTGGCGTAGCGACAACGACACGTCCGTGGATGCGTCGTGGTCGACGTCGATCCAGTCGTTGGGTATCGGTATCGAGCTGAAGGCGGCGACGACCGGCACGACGGTCACGCCGTCCGAGGCCGCGGTGGTGTTGGCGCCGCAATCGCCGACGATCGTCAGCGGCACCACCGTCACCCCGTCCGCCGCCGCGATCGTGTTGGCGACGCAGGCGCCGGCGATCTCGACGGTCACCACGCCCGGGAACGGCTCGTATCCGGCGCATCTCATCCAGTTCGCTCCCGGTATCGCGTCATCGGCGGTGCCGTCGTCGGGTGACTGGGTCGACATCACGTTGAAAACGTTCGCCTGGTCGACGAAGTGGGGCACCGAGGACGAGTTCACGCAGCCCGGCGCCGGCACCGGCGACCTGTTGCTCGACAACTCGGCCGGCCTGTTCGACCCCGACAACACGTCGGGCACGTACTTCGGCAAGCTTCTGCCCGGCACATGGTTCCGGATCCTTGGCGGCACCACGACGGCGAACACCGACGTGTTCTACGGCCAGGTGTCGCAGGACGGTTTCCAGGTCGAGGCGTCGCAGTTCCCCGACTCGGTCGTGAACGTCCACTTGGTCGACGTCACCGAGTTCTTCTCGAACACCGACCTGGTGTCGTCGGCGTACGCGACGGAGGTCGCGGCGGACACACCGGCGCTGTGGTGGCGTCTCGGCGAGTCGTCCGGCTCGACGGCCGCGGACGCGTCGGGCAACGGGAACGCCGGCACCTACGCCGGTACGGCGCCGGCGAACAGCGGCGCCGGGCTCATCGTGAACGACGACAACGCCGCGGTCCACTTCGACGGCGTCGACGACGCGGTGACCGGTTCGATCACGTTGGGCGCGAACTTCACGCTCGAGTTGTGGGTCAACGCCAACAGCGACGCCTCGATCACCCGGTTCCTGCTCCAGATCGGGACCGTCTACGACGGCATTCAGCTCCGCATGGTGGCGCCCGGGGACCAGCACTTGCAGTACCGGTACGAGGACACCGCCTCGGGCGTGTTCTGCGAGTACCAGTCGACGGCCGCGGTGTTCGACGGCGCGACGCATCACATCGTGATCACGCAGGCCGGGGCGACGACGAGCCTTTATGTCGACGGCGTCGAGGGCAAGACGTTGACGAGCGGCGCGCCTGGCTCTGTCACGTGGCCCGCCAAGCCGGTGAAGGTCGCCGCCGGCGAACTGACCGGCACGTCGCCGACGAGGTATCTCACCGGCGTCGTCGACGAGCTCGCGCTGTACACGTCGGCGCTGTCGAGCGCCCGCGTGTCCGCACACAGGTCGGCCGGCACGACGCCGTGGGCCGGCGATCTCACGTCGACTCGGCTCGGCCGGATCCTCGACCTGATCGGCTACTCGTCGACTCAGCGCAACATCGCGACGGGGAACACGACGATGCAGGCCGCCAGCATCGGTGGCGACGCCTGGTCGGCGATGCTGGCGATCGCCAAGACTGAGAACGGCTCGGTGTACATCGACCATCAGGACGGCGGGAAGGTCCGGTTCATTAACCGCCAGTACCGGTGGACGGCGGCGGCGTCGGTGACGTCGCAGGTGACGATCGGCGACGGCGGCGGCGCCGAGATCCCGCCGGCACGCATCGCTCTCGCCGACGACCGCATCGTGAACTACTCCACGATGCAGCGCGCCGGCGGCGACGCCGTGCCGGCCGAGGACGCGGCGAGCAAAACGACGTATCGGAAGCGCAGTTTCTCGGAGACGGGACTGCTGTATCAGACCGACGACGAGAGCCTGTACCGGGCCCAGCGTGTCGTCACCGAGAAGAAGGACCGGCACCGCCGTGTCCGGTCGGTCACGCTCGAGCCGCGCAAGTCGACGCACCCGGCGTGGGCGCACGTGTTCGCCCGCAAGCTCAACGACCGGATCACCGTCAAGTGGCGGCCCACCTACGGCGGCACCCGTTCCTACGACGGCTGGATCATCGGGATCGAGCAGCGGTGGAACAAGGACTCCGGGCTCTCGACGGTGTTCTTCTGCGCCCCGGTGCCGTTCGACACGACCGGCGAGCCGTATTGGATCGCCGGTGTCTCGGCGGCGGGCGTCTCGACCCGGCCCGGCTACTAG
- a CDS encoding peptidoglycan-binding protein gives MPYAADFVALCQHEAGDRYVYGAEVNLNDPDPKAHGDPFDCSELVQWGTFRVGTPMPDGSAAQLAFCKSHGTEISVAEGIATQGALLFIQTGSEHHVAVSLGNGSTIEARGKAYGVGNWGANGRPWTHAGLVPGLTYSAPPAAPVPSGAPSSPVPGWPGRYLRNPMHGADVHEWQSQMHHRGWSISVDGAYGPKSESVCAQFQRQIGLHVDGVVGPVTWKAAWAAPIAR, from the coding sequence ATGCCCTATGCGGCTGACTTCGTCGCGCTCTGCCAACACGAGGCCGGCGACCGCTACGTCTACGGCGCCGAGGTGAACCTCAACGATCCCGACCCGAAGGCGCACGGCGACCCGTTCGATTGCTCGGAGCTCGTCCAGTGGGGCACGTTCCGCGTCGGCACGCCGATGCCGGACGGGTCCGCCGCCCAGCTCGCGTTCTGCAAGTCGCACGGCACCGAGATCTCGGTCGCCGAGGGCATCGCAACGCAGGGCGCGCTGCTGTTCATCCAGACAGGCAGCGAGCATCACGTCGCGGTGTCGCTCGGCAACGGCTCGACGATCGAAGCCAGAGGTAAGGCGTACGGCGTCGGGAACTGGGGCGCCAACGGCAGGCCGTGGACGCACGCCGGGCTCGTGCCGGGGCTCACCTACTCGGCGCCGCCTGCGGCGCCGGTGCCTTCGGGCGCGCCGTCGTCGCCGGTGCCGGGGTGGCCGGGCCGCTACCTGCGGAACCCGATGCACGGTGCCGACGTGCACGAGTGGCAGTCGCAGATGCATCACCGTGGCTGGTCGATCAGCGTCGACGGCGCCTACGGCCCGAAGTCTGAGTCTGTGTGCGCGCAGTTCCAACGGCAGATCGGGCTTCACGTCGACGGCGTCGTGGGGCCGGTGACGTGGAAGGCCGCGTGGGCGGCTCCGATCGCTCGGTGA